From the genome of Podarcis muralis chromosome 3, rPodMur119.hap1.1, whole genome shotgun sequence:
ctcttacaggaacatacagtgaccaatctCAGTGCTATAGGAGTGACACCAGTGCATGGCTaaaaactagaaaggaagcctaccagGTGGCTTGGAATCAGAATGCTTCTATCCCTGGCTTAGCAAATGCCACTGATGAGCAATTTCACATCAGTTCTTTATTTACTGCAGCCTTTAATTGGTCCCAACAGAGTAGCAATATCAGCTATTTACTCCAAAGAGAGTTATGGTTGCTTTGTGGCGAAAAAGCATACAAAGCCATTCCTCGAAACCTCACAGGCACATGTACATTGGGTATCGTGGTTCCGTTGTTGCATAAAGTTGATAAGTTACCATCTTCTCTTAGACTACGAAATCGCTGGGAGGTTAATTCACCCATAAATCAATATACCGGTACCCAGATTTCTCGAGCCTTGCTGCCCTCAGTGGGCGCAGCAATGAACTATAGGGACCTCCATCGGCTAGCAAATTGGACTGAAGGATTATTCAATGATACCATTAAAGCACTGAAGGATCTCAACCAGGAGGTGTCTGAAATGAGAGAGGTGGTATTACAAAATCGTTATGTGTTGGATGTCATTTTGGCCTCAAAAGGGGGGGTATGTGCACTTGTTCATTCTCATTGTTTTATGTTTATTCCTgataataatatcagcatatcTGCGACAATTGATCATATGGAAACCATGGTAGCTCACAGTCCATTTGCCCCCCCTCCTTCCATTGATCCATGGGCATGGTTATATTCTTGGCTTCTGGATGGGAGTCAgcttcgacatttattgattatagtgatcattatagtagttatttgcattattttgtgttgctgtatacaatgtattccttctttaatctctgtatgtactgcatggttctccCGTCAACGGCCTGCTTCAGGCCTTACAAGGGTGGCCTATCGTGCTCGGTATAATCGTATTGGTAATGAAATATAtgactctgattaataaaataaagaaagagggcatgtgggagccATGAAGCCATGGCAGAGGCTTGTAGCGCCACCTGGTGCCTCGCTGACCACGGTGACGTGGCATGTCCATGCTTTGCAGTGTATTAAGTGTATTGACCTTATATGGAGTTATGTTCCTGCTCTGTAGTATTACCTTATATGGCGATGTGTTTTTTCTCTGTTGTGCACCACCCGTTGACGGCTGGTTTCCGTCAGATCTGACCCTTATTGTGAGGCAACAGAAGCCTGTAAAAGTTGGTCatgggctgggtttcccccctgccagagaccctggagatctgctgcctctcagtgtagacaattctgaactaGTGTGACTGTGTATAAGAGAGCTTCCTATCCCGTGTGGCTGCCGAAATAGGGGTGGTAAAGAAGGAACGCATTTCATAATAAAACTGTATTTGAATAGATGACTTTTGTGAAAGCAGCAACGTTACAGACTGAGGCCCACCCCAGGTTCCATCGTGGTCATTTATGTTGTTCAGgcaggtagcagtgttggtctgacacaattGAAATAGCACCTTAGGGGCcatctaagtttgttctgggtataagcttttgtgtgcatgaacacttcttcagatacagatatACTGTTGTGAGTTTGGAGGGGTTAGTGTGCATGATGCCCAAGTCCTTTCTGATTGCTGGATTCAGCAAGGGTagaaatctaatggaggatttcATTTCTGAACTAGCCAGACAAGCTTCTTTGTGAGAGAATGACCACCAGAGCTGCCACCTAAAGACCCAATGAGTATAACCAAAGAAGTGATGGTGTTCCttgggcaaatgggtgggcctttccccctcctcacctggctggttgCGAGAAGGCAGTAGCCAGCACAGTTGGATGTGAGCTGAAGAATACgcaggctgcaggcagaagccagagagggagagctgtctgACTTATCTGTGCCACCTGACTCACCCAGATCAACGCAGGGCATACATCCTAGCAGGACTGAATGTGCTCCTATCAGCAGTACTACAGAGGAGATTCCAGAAAAAATCACTTTCAAAGAGACAATGCCCCTGTGGACAGATCTAAAAGGTTACCGTCCACACACTTTCCCTGCACAGATACTTGAGTgtaggttaaggttaccagatttttttatttttttcaaaaatatatttttattgaaaaatGTTAACAACACAAATTATCAATAAACATAACCAATTACATCCCCCCTttttattccctcccctccctccctctcccaccccccagagacttccctcagctcccctctctgatttgtttATACATATTTTTCTCTGCATATTGTAGAATTGTACAAATCGTTACCTTATCCATCATATGttctactaataaatttgtggatgtttattcaaagcctgccaaggagtccaaatcattttgttgtcttctTAAGTAGtatgtaaaaagttcccattcttccttgaagtcactgtTGTCCTTCTCACGTAGTTTATATGTAAACTTTGCCCATTCCGCATacctcatcagtttttcttgccatttttctttcgttgggatttcctcattcttcaaTCTTTGTGCTAACacgactcttgctgctgttgcagcatacataaataagttctttgctTTTCTAGGCTGATCTCGTCCTAAAATCCCTAACAaaatgcttctgggttgttgtttttgtacaaatatcattttaaacatctttttcaactcattatatatcatctcccagaatttttttaacttctctacattcccaccacatatgatacaaagtaccttctttttctttacataagGTTACCCAATttctttcaatgaatccagggacacttttcaacttcaatggattttgtatggggactgatgtgtaaattcggggactgtccccgggaagcgGGGACGTCTGGTACCCTTAGTGTAGGTAAAACCTCTTTCAATTGTTTAGCAGAGTAATCTTCTCCCCAGAAGCTGTGGACAATAACAAAAAGCTTTAtgtctgagtgaggatttgaacccttgtctcccaggccctagtctgacaTGCTAACCACCAAATCAGCCTGGGTCTCATACTTGACAGTGCTATTCCAATGCTCAAAACAAAATGTTGTCAACCAATTAatgtcccccctttttttgtacaaGAAGTCTTTTCAAATAATGACAATTTACATCCGTCTCTTTTGACAGGGCAACCTGCCAAAAGCTGCGAAGAACAGGGAGGATATTGCCAGGTGCCACTAACTCTGAAATGTCCCTATGGTTATATTCCAGCCATGTGTGGCATTAATGGAAACTGCTGCAAGAGTAAGTGAAACCCAACGAGTTGGTCATGCTAACAAGGGGGaatgtttgttcatttttaatcCTGCTTTTTCATTCTGATTTCCTGATCTACGCTCTAGATCTTCActggaggaagcagaagcaagGCTTTGCTTGTGCTAAAGGAAACAGTGATCAATCACTTTATAAATCAGAGTAGCTGATACTATTCTCAGGACATACTAACCCAATTCTTAGTAATACAAAGTATGATTCAGTTCTCAAGCTGCAGTTCTAGGTTCTGCATCTAGTGACCAAACTGAGCCTTCTGATGTGTATTTTTCTCCATGAGGCTTAGTTATATCAGAATTGAGTACACACTGCCACAGTTAAAGCTAAATACATTAATTCTAGCAACTGACCCACAATAGTCACTAGAAGGCCATAAAAATTGGTGTCCTGGACTTTTTAAACTGGTCTAcccatgcgggtggcactgtggtctcaaccacagagcctagggcttgccgatcagagggtcggaggttcgaatccccgtgacggggtgagctcctgttgttcggtccctgctcctgccaacctagaagttcaaaggctcttcaaagtgcaagtaaataaataggtatcgctctgttGGAAAGGTGTATAGATGGATAGATAAATAGACAGAtatacacataataaaacattaaatattataaaaacTTCAGACGACTTGGGTGCTGGATAACTCCAtatgctccaacatttatccaatgaaaatagggacgtcctaaggaaaagtgggatattctgggatcatatcagaaaccaggacagcttctttaaatcagggatgtccctggaaaatagagacactgggGTAGGGCTAGATGTTATTTCAaacccttcaaactctacaattctacacatCTTCTGAAGGTGATGAACCTGACTTTAGGGCCATCAATGAAAGATTTCATTGTTTCTTTGTTGCAGACAAACCACCGACAACACCCCAGTGCAATAGACTGGGAGGGTTCTGCCAAGTGGGACTCAATGAACCCTGTCTGTCTGGTAAAACTCTTCCGGCTAACTGTGGCATCAATGCAAAATGCTGTGCCCCCGAGTGACACCAGTGAGCAGCCCACATCCGTGTGTGTGAACGTCCAATGGTTACGACAATTCTTCTGGATCTTTGCTTGTGGAAGTGGGCCTGATCAGTTCATTTGTGAAAGCAGGCAATGAAATAAATATCAGTCTGCTCAGATGAATAAACACAAAATAATTTCGCAAAGTTGAAATtgaatgtttttgtgtgtgtttgatttttttttaaaaaaagtctactGATAAATATGACCCACCTCCAATGAAAGAACATCTTATCTGCTGAAAATCCCTCTTGACTGAAGTCCTCATCAAGTAGTCTCAGGAACAGATAATTGAAGCCAGTGCTTTTCATGCACACAGGTTATGGGAACATGGGTGGGACAGGCTGAACTCAACCCAGAGTGAAATCATGACTGAATTGAAGCTGATTTTTAAGGAGCCATTGCCTTGTGGGTGACCACAAATAACTGAGGGTGGCATTTAGTGatattgaagttaatgggcatggctGCATTAGGTTTATTtctttccatgggtctactctaagtagaactcTGAATTCTTTTTGAGGGGTGGGAATTTCTGTGAATGAGAGAAGGGACTCAGGGAGGTTCCAGGGAGTGGGGGCAGGTGGAACTGAAGAACCAGGAAGGGCTATTGCTGCCTAGTGatcaagatcccaggttcaatcaccaTCTGAGTATTTCATTCTTTTTGACTTTAATTCATACACATTGATTCAtaaactgtcagggactgggcggaggaggaatggtggagaccgcctccccagcttgacccttctagggaggaggaagtggaagatagtttagatttacaacaggggcttGAGGGAGGTGACAACTCAGAGGCAGATGGGGGggattgggaaataatgggagaggaggaagcacTAGGGgggcaacagctgatggacacaatgtctttagaaagcattccagaccccctctCTCCCAGAACCTGTTGAGCCTTGAAAGTCAGAGGGCGAAGAACTCAAAGACAGAGGGTGcgtagcagcacctgtagaagtgatgaatgaggaagtgggagagatgggggtagagggtggagattcactagggacaacaccattatccaagaggctgggttctatagcctctctctgtaattaCTGAATTataaaaggacggtaagaaacatttccttgtctttgtGTGTTCCTGGCAACTGGCTGGGAgttgctggcagcagcctgacaaTAACAAGACAATGTATAATCACAGGTGCcaatcaaaataaaatacaagtagaAAAATatatctagtgtgatggcctgggattcggacttggatgctgaacctgagggatcccagcctgcacaggatcccCGCCTCCAGAGCCAGCTAAGCCGGGGCTGAgacatgagcctgaagggtcctcacctatgCTGGATCCttaggtgcaggcatcagctgagtctgctctgactcctgaggacccattgcctgcaggtgctccactctcagccccgtcagaggaagctgaggctgcctctgggtccggtaaccctccagcctctcctgagctgcaaaggctcagggcagagagacagagggaacttagttcctgcaggaggagtgctcacctccaggccaggagaggcgagtcaccagaggatcggggccgccctatgcctcggggcagataaaagccggccagccccagtcccaagttgcgggagcaacattgttggttgctagttcctgcctgaaccctgtcctgctttcctgcctgagctcctgaccagccctggctccctgcttggaagcctgttcctgacttcacccaactccctgccctgcacccagcttcagctactatggactgcctccactttggacctttgaccatggaccggacttggacctcacctctcgggtaacccatgggaccagcacatcTAGAATTAAACACTAGGACCACATTTCCATAGTAATTCcaaacacaaataataataataatattgaaaggTTCCAAGTAACAAAAATGGCTTTATACTCTCCTATGCCTTCTTACTTCAGCACTTTCTAAAAATACTTCATTTCTTGGCAAAGACATTTCCTTGTCTGCCCTCTCTTATTCTCACCATGTATGGCCCAGATTTTAGTTATTCATTCCCTCATGGTTGTTGTTCTCATTTCTTCACCGGATTTTGGAAGAGGATTCTGGCAGCAGTTAAGAGGTGTTGATGCTTCAATATGTTTCTGTACATgctggtagctgcccagagtggctgtggcaacccagtaagatgagtGGTGTCTGAATAAcgaaattattataattattatttttatcattatgATGTAACGGAACAATGGAGCAAATCAGGTTTGCCTGTGTCCCAACTTCACTGAAATTCCTGCTATTGTGCTCAGGATTCAAGAAAATGTGTAATGGGAAATCAAGTTGATGAAAGACagaactctacagcgccatctggtgtcccagtgttatattgcatttaaaactaatgtagctgagtccagaggaagatttagggcagtgtgaccgGTTCCCACACACAGGTCACCAAGCCAAGGGGCATCGTCCCACCTCCTACCCAAAGCctttcagggggttggagtagatgaccgactctacaatgctatgattctaagtgcTTGCTTTGGGTAAGCAGGGCATCAGgcattgggaaggaggtgtgagggctctggaaGGGTCCTATGGCTCTCCCATCTCCTTCCTACATCTGGGacagtgctaactaggctttgggaaggaggtgctgcTAATTTCTTTCTCAATGACCTATgggctgttaggatatttcccttccaccttaaaagggagcaggcttttgtgaatcacagagtctgcgcatttcctgttcacaggatgtttatgttttctgttgctttcattttcactcttcctgcctgaacgctgaagcagtcggtcatgttttttctttgttctgaccaacgctgaataaacttgtaaatatgctctcctgcgtgcatcttttgctgtgcattatctgctgataagagtgtgcaccagccctggaatgtggcaagctatactttctg
Proteins encoded in this window:
- the LOC144327138 gene encoding uncharacterized protein LOC144327138 isoform X2, translating into MRFLYLSFALVFIFFHVVAGQPAKSCEEQGGYCQVPLTLKCPYGYIPAMCGINGNCCKNKPPTTPQCNRLGGFCQVGLNEPCLSGKTLPANCGINAKCCAPE